TTGCAGCGTTTTCCCGCGCTGCGTCTGCCGACGCTAGAAAAACTGGGCCTGATAAACGCCCTCGGTTTTGCTCCTGGTGTGATGCAGCCTTCTGAAGATGCCGTATGGGGAACCGCAGAACTTGAGCATGAGGGTGGCGATACCTTTATGGGACATCAGGAGATTTTAGGGACTAAACCCCGGACTCCTCTGCGGATGCCGTTTAATGATGTCATCGATAAAGTTGAAGCCGCGCTGCTTGCCGCCGGACATCAAACAGAGCGCCACGGCAAAGGTCCATTTTGGCTATTGGTGGACGGTGCGGTGGCGGTTGGCGATAACCTCGAAGCCGATCTGGGGCAGGTTTACAACATAACCGGCAATCTGAGTGAAAAAAGCTTTGCTGAGGTGAAGGCCATCGGCCGGACGGTACGTGAACAGGCCTCAGTGGGACGCGTTATCGCCTTTGGCGGTCAGCTCACCAGTACGCAGAACATCTTTGATGCTGTGGAAGAAAAAGAGGGCGGCTATATCGGCATCAACGCGCCGCGCTCGGGAGCCTATAAGCAGGGATTTCAGGTTGTGCATATGGGCTACGGCGTTAACGAGCAGGTGCAGGTTCCTGCCCAGTTGTTTGCGGTTGACGTACCGACGGTACTCGTTGGCAAGGTCGCTGATATCGTTAGTAATCCCCATGGCATCAGTTGGGAAAATCTGGTCGATAGCCAGCAGATTATGGAGATCACCCGGGCGGAGTTTAACCGCCGGGAGACGGCATTTATCTGCACCAATATTCAGGAAACCGATCTGGCGGGTCATGCTGAAGATGTTGAGCGCTATGTCGACAGACTGAAGCTGGTAGATGAACAACTGGCCCTGCTGATGGCGGATATGCGCCCGGATGATTGTCTGGTGGTGATGGCTGACCACGGTAACGATCCGACGATAGGCCATAGCAAACATACGCGTGAGAAGGTGCCTTTGCTGGTGTGGTCACCAGGACAATCCTCTGCGCAGCTCGGGACTCGGCGCACCTTGTCGGATGTCGGGGCCACCGTTTGCGACTTTTTCGGCGCTCGCGCTCCGGAAAATGGGCGTTCTTTCCTTTCGCTTTTACTGCCCGCAAGGAATACATAATGATGATTGATAGCTCCGGTTATACCTATGCACATGAGCATTTGCACATTGATTTGTCCGGCTTTAAAGGCAACATCGATTGTCGCCTGGATCAATACGAACTGATTCGTAACGAGATGCGCGATTTAATGCACCTCGGCGTGCGCAATATTGTTGAGATGACCAACCGCTACATGGGGCGCAACCCGTCCTTTATGTTGGATCTGATGCGCGACACCGGTATCAACGTGATTGCCTGCACCGGTTACTATCAGCACGCTTTCTTTCCTGAGCACGTTGCTACCCGTTCTGCGCAGGAACTGGCGCAGGAGATGATCGATGAGATCGAAATCGGTATTGATGGTACGCCGCTCAAAGCCGGAATTATCGCGGAAATCGGCTCCAGTGAAGGGGTGATTACCGATCTGGAAGCCAAAGTGTTTAGCGCCGCAGCGCTGGCCCATAACGCGACCGGACGGCCTATCTCAACGCACACCTCGTTCAGCACCATGGGGCTGGAACAGCTCGCACTGCTGAAACAGCACGGCGTCGATCTCTCCCGCGTAGTCATCGGCCATTGCGACCTGAAGGATAACCTCGACGATATTTTGCGCATGATCGATCTTGGCGCTTACGTTCAGTTCGACACAATTGGCAAAAACAATTATTACCCGGACGCAAAACGCATCGCTATGCTGCTCGCCCTGCGTGAAAGGGGGCGACTGGACCACGTCATGCTGTCGATGGATATCACCCGCCGTTCTCACTTAAAGGCCAATGGTGGTAACGGTTACGACTACCTGTTGACCACCTTTGTCCCTCAGCTTTACCAGGCTGGTTTCAGCCAGGCCGATGTGGATCTGATGTTACGTACTAACCCTACTCAATTTTTCCTGTAAGGACATAGAGATGAAAAAGATTGGTGTTGCTGGATTACAGCGCGAGCTGATTAAAAAAACGATTGAAAATACGGCACCGGGTTGTTTCGAGGTGTTCATCTACAACGACATGGAAGCGGCCATGAAGGTGAAAAACGGCCAGCTGGATTACTACATTGGCGCGTGCAACACCGGTGCTGGCGCGGCGCTTTCCATTGCGATAGCCATTATCGGGTTCAACAAAAGCTGCACCATTGCTAAGCCGGGCATTAAGGCGAAAGAGGATCAGATTGCAAAAATGGTGGCGGAAGGAAGAGTCGCGTTTGGCCTTTCTGTTGAACATATTGAGCGTGCGATCCCATTATTGATCAACCATTTAAAATAAAAAGGCACTGTTATGGCGCTTTATATTCAACTCATTGTGGTGGCTTGTCTGACGGGGATGACGTCGTTACTGGCGCACCGGTCAGCCGCGGTTTTTCATGATGGTATTCGCCCGATCCTCCCGCAGCTGATTGAAGGCAATATGCATCGTCGGGAAGCGGGCAGTATCGCATTTGGTTTAAGTATTGGCTTTGTTGCTTCAGTCGGGATTTCGTTTACGTTAAAAACCGGGCTGCTGAACGCCTGGCTGCTGTTTCTGCCTACCGATATCCTCGGCGTACTGGCAGCGAACAGTATTCTGGCTTTCGGTCTGGGCGCGGTTTGGGGCGTTCTGATTCTTACCTGTCTGCTGCCGGTTAACCATCTGCTGACGGCGCTACCGGTCGATGTATTGGGATCGTTGGGCGAATTGAGTTCACCGGTGGTATCCGCTTTTGCACTGTTCCCGTTGGTGGCCATTTTCTACCAGTTCGGCTGGAAAAGCAGTCTGCTGGCGGCGGTTGTTGTACTGATTACGCGCGTACTGGTCGTCCGCTACTTCCCGCATCTCAACCCTGAGTCGATTGAGATTTTCGTTGGCATGGTGATGCTGTTGGCGATCGCGATTACCCAAGACCTGCGCAATCGCGGTAGCGAGGATCACGACGCCAGCGGGATGTCGGTATTTGAAGAGCGCACGTCGCGGATAATCAAAAACCTGCCGTATATCGCGATTGTTGGCGCGCTGATTGCGGCGGTAGCCAGCATGAAGATTTTTGCCGGTAGCGAGGTGTCCATCTTTACTCTCGAAAAAGCGTATTCGGCAGGCGTGACGCCGGAGCAGTCGCAAACGCTGATTAACCAGGCGGCGCTGGCAGAGTTTATGCGTGGTCTGGGCTTCGTGCCGATGATCGCCACTACCGCGCTGGCTACTGGGGTTTATGCGGTTGCTGGTTTCACCTTCGTCTACGCGGTGGGTTACCTGGCACCGAATCCATGGATTGCCGCACTGCTGGGCGCTCTGGTGATTTCGGCGGAAGTGCTGTTGCTGC
This Klebsiella sp. RHBSTW-00484 DNA region includes the following protein-coding sequences:
- a CDS encoding phosphopentomutase; translation: MARFVVLVIDSFGVGAMADVPEVRPQDIGANTCGHILQRFPALRLPTLEKLGLINALGFAPGVMQPSEDAVWGTAELEHEGGDTFMGHQEILGTKPRTPLRMPFNDVIDKVEAALLAAGHQTERHGKGPFWLLVDGAVAVGDNLEADLGQVYNITGNLSEKSFAEVKAIGRTVREQASVGRVIAFGGQLTSTQNIFDAVEEKEGGYIGINAPRSGAYKQGFQVVHMGYGVNEQVQVPAQLFAVDVPTVLVGKVADIVSNPHGISWENLVDSQQIMEITRAEFNRRETAFICTNIQETDLAGHAEDVERYVDRLKLVDEQLALLMADMRPDDCLVVMADHGNDPTIGHSKHTREKVPLLVWSPGQSSAQLGTRRTLSDVGATVCDFFGARAPENGRSFLSLLLPARNT
- a CDS encoding phosphotriesterase-related protein codes for the protein MMIDSSGYTYAHEHLHIDLSGFKGNIDCRLDQYELIRNEMRDLMHLGVRNIVEMTNRYMGRNPSFMLDLMRDTGINVIACTGYYQHAFFPEHVATRSAQELAQEMIDEIEIGIDGTPLKAGIIAEIGSSEGVITDLEAKVFSAAALAHNATGRPISTHTSFSTMGLEQLALLKQHGVDLSRVVIGHCDLKDNLDDILRMIDLGAYVQFDTIGKNNYYPDAKRIAMLLALRERGRLDHVMLSMDITRRSHLKANGGNGYDYLLTTFVPQLYQAGFSQADVDLMLRTNPTQFFL
- a CDS encoding DUF2620 domain-containing protein — protein: MKKIGVAGLQRELIKKTIENTAPGCFEVFIYNDMEAAMKVKNGQLDYYIGACNTGAGAALSIAIAIIGFNKSCTIAKPGIKAKEDQIAKMVAEGRVAFGLSVEHIERAIPLLINHLK
- a CDS encoding YhfT family protein produces the protein MALYIQLIVVACLTGMTSLLAHRSAAVFHDGIRPILPQLIEGNMHRREAGSIAFGLSIGFVASVGISFTLKTGLLNAWLLFLPTDILGVLAANSILAFGLGAVWGVLILTCLLPVNHLLTALPVDVLGSLGELSSPVVSAFALFPLVAIFYQFGWKSSLLAAVVVLITRVLVVRYFPHLNPESIEIFVGMVMLLAIAITQDLRNRGSEDHDASGMSVFEERTSRIIKNLPYIAIVGALIAAVASMKIFAGSEVSIFTLEKAYSAGVTPEQSQTLINQAALAEFMRGLGFVPMIATTALATGVYAVAGFTFVYAVGYLAPNPWIAALLGALVISAEVLLLRSIGKWLGRYPSVRNASDNIRNAMNMLMEMALLVGSIFASIKMAGYTGFSITAAIYFLNESLGRPVQKMAAPVVAVMITGIVLNILFWLGLFIPA